A genome region from Hevea brasiliensis isolate MT/VB/25A 57/8 chromosome 9, ASM3005281v1, whole genome shotgun sequence includes the following:
- the LOC110656219 gene encoding probable tRNA N6-adenosine threonylcarbamoyltransferase, mitochondrial has protein sequence MLSSLLTLSSAISRLNSRPKPSLHYALSSFKAPKSHKQQIRPNWSPRTSSLYSLSAHFSSSENSSSPITQMQTIVSKDDLVVLGIETSCDDTAAAVVRGNGEILSQVVSSQADLLERYGGVAPKMAEEAHLQVIDQVVQEALDKANLTARDVSAVAVTIGPGLSLCLRVGVQKAHKLASSFNLPIISIHHMEAHALVARLIEQELHFPFMALLISGGHNLLILARELGQYIQLGTTIDDAIGEAYDKTAKWLGLDMRRSGGPALEELAQVGDAESIKFSTPMKQHKDCNFSYAGLKTQVRLAIESRNINAEIPISSASCQDRSCRADIAASFQRVAVLHLEERCERAIEWARKIEPSIKYLVVSGGVASNQYVRTRLDLIVKKKNLKLVCPPSSLCTDNGVMVAWTGIEHFCMGRFDPPPLADEAEDFVYDLRPRWPLGEEYAEGRSNARSVRRARIHPSLTSLIQASLQEH, from the exons ATGTTGTCTTCGCTATTAACGCTGTCTTCGGCCATTTCCCGCCTAAATAGTCGCCCGAAACCTTCACTCCATTATGCTTTATCATCTTTCAAAGCCCCAAAATCCCACAAGCAACAAATAAGACCCAATTGGTCACCTCGCACTTCCTCACTCTATTCTCTATCTGCTCATTTTTCCTCTTCGGAGAATTCCAGTTCCCCCATAACCCAGATGCAAACTATTGTCTCTAAAGATGATTTGGTTGTTCTCGGCATCGAAACTAGCTGCGATGATACCGCAGCCGCTGTT GTGAGAGGTAATGGTGAAATTCTGAGTCAGGTGGTGTCTTCTCAG GCAGACCTGCTCGAACGATATGGAGGCGTTGCTCCTAAAATGGCAGAAGAAGCACACTTGCAAGTGATTGATCAG GTTGTACAGGAAGCGCTTGATAAAGCTAATTTAACTGCGAGGGATGTCTCTGCAGTTGCTGTAACCATTGGTCCTGGTTTAAGCCTTTGTCTTCGTG TTGGTGTGCAGAAAGCTCATAAACTTGCCAGCAGCTTCAATCTACCAATCATCAGTATCCATCATATGGAGGCTCATGCTCTAGTAGCCAG GTTAATTGAACAAGAGTTGCATTTTCCTTTTATGGCCCTGCTTATTTCTG GAGGACACAATCTGCTTATTCTGGCTCGTGAACTTGGCCAATATATACAACTGGGGACTACTATAGATGATGCAATTGGTGAGGCATATGACAAGACAGCAAAATGGCTTGGTCTAGATATGAGGAGAAGTGGTGGGCCAGCACTTGAGGAACTTGCTCAAGTGGGTGATGCAGAATCAATCAAATTTTCg ACTCCAATGAAACAACATAAAGATTGCAATTTCTCGTATGCTGGACTGAAGACTCAAGTGAGACTGGCAATTGAATCCAGAAATAT CAATGCTGAAATTCCCATATCCTCTGCAAGTTGCCAAGACAGGAGCTGCCGAGCTGATATTGCTGCATCTTTTCAG CGAGTTGCAGTGCTACATTTAGAGGAGAGGTGTGAACGGGCAATTGAATGGGCAAGGAAGATTGAGCCCTCTATCAAATATTTG GTGGTCTCTGGGGGTGTTGCATCAAATCAATATGTCCGAACCCGGCTTGATCTGATTGTGAAGAAGAAGAACCTGAAACTTGTATGCCCTCCTTCAAGTCTTTGTACTGATAATG GTGTAATGGTGGCTTGGACTGGAATTGAGCACTTCTGCATGGGAAGATTTGATCCTCCACCGCTTGCAGATGAAGCAGAAGATTTTGTG TATGATCTACGACCAAGGTGGCCACTGGGAGAGGAGTATGCTGAAGGAAGAAGCAATGCTCGTTCTGTGAGAAGAGCTAGGATTCATCCATCTCTTACATCTTTAATTCAAGCATCTCTCCAAGAGCATTGA